Proteins encoded within one genomic window of Cryptococcus neoformans var. grubii H99 chromosome 4, complete sequence:
- a CDS encoding diphosphomevalonate decarboxylase encodes MVHEATASAPVNIACIKYWGKRDTRLILPTNSSLSVTLDQDHLRSTTTSRADASFEAGDRLWLNGREEAIKEGGRLAVCIKELRAWRKEMETKDKNLPKLSEWPLRIASYNNFPTAAGLASSASGLAALVASLASLYSLPQSPSQLSLVARQGSGSACRSLFGGFVAWREGTDPAGSDSLAEEVAPREHWPEMHALICVVSDAKKGTSSTSGMQKTVETSTLLQERLRVVPKRMDAISQAIKARDFAEFAKLTMADSNSFHAVCLDTAPPIFYLNDVSRAIIAVVEELNRAAGEIIAAYTFDAGPNAVIYTLEKNMPFVLGAIKRFFPTSEEFESPFQTGVRDLPEGFNTGVVREGGWEKGAVKGLIHTRVGDGPRVLEKEDSLLGENGVPKVLA; translated from the exons ATGGTCCACGAAGCCACAGCATCCGCGCCCGTCAACATCGCGTGCATCAA ATACTGGGGCAAGCGCGACACCcgcctcatcctccccaCCAACAGCTCTCTCTCCGTCACTCTTGACCAGGACCACCTCCGCTCCACCACGACTTCCCGCGCGGACGCGTCTTTCGAGGCCGGAGACAGGCTCTGGCTGAACGGCAGGGAAGAGGCAATCAAGGAGGGCGGCCGATTGGCTGTCTGCATCAAGGAGCTCAGGGCgtggagaaaagagatggaaacCAAGGACAAGAACTTGCCCAAG CTCTCCGAGTGGCCGCTCCGGATTGCCTCGTACAACAACTTCCCCACCGCTGCTGGTCTCGCCTCCTCAGCCTCGGGTCTTGCCGCCCTCGTCGCATCTCTCGCCTCCCTCTACTCCCTCCCGCAGTCTCCCTCCCAGCTCTCCCTCGTCGCTCGCCAAGGCTCTGGCTCTGCCTGCCGGTCTCTCTTTGGAGGCTTCGTCGCTTGGCGGGAAGGTACCGATCCTGCCGGCTCCGACTCGCTCGCCGAGGAGGTCGCCCCTCGAGAGCACTGGCCCGAGATGCACGCTCTTATCTGTGTTGTCAGCGATGCCAAGAAGGGCACGTCGTCCACCTCCGGCATGCAAAAGACAGTAGAGACATCTACCCTCTTGCAAGAGCGTCTCCGGGTCGTCCCCAAGAGGATGGATGCGATCTCTCAGGCTATCAAGGCTCGAGACTTTGCCGAATTTGCCAAGCTCACCATGGCCGATAGCAACTCTTTCCACGCCGTTTGTCTCGACACCGCCCCTCCCATCTTCTACCTCAATGACGTCTCTCGAGCCATCATCGCCGTTGTCGAAGAGCTCAACCGTGCCGCCGGCGAGATCATCGCCGCCTACACATTTGACGCCGGACCCAACGCCGTTATCTACACACTCGAGAAGAACATGCCATTCGTCCTCGGCGCAATCAAGAGGTTCTTCCCTACCAGCGAAGAGTTTGAGTCCCCCTTCCAGACAGGGGTGCGAGATTTGCCTGAAGGGTTCAACACTGGTGTGGTcagggaaggaggatgggagaaggGTGCGGTCAAGGGTTTGATCCACACCAGGGTCGGTGACGGTCCCAGAGTtttggaaaaggaggacAGTTTATTGGGGGAGAATGGTGTGCCCAAAGTTCTTGCTTAG
- a CDS encoding protein SEY1: protein MNQTPQIAQDLLKNPPQELQQLLNDPRTPDRARKAVQELQVPSVGSGAAGKESSRLQIVNENQEFTKELSPYLAKWDLLDKGFAYDVVAVFGSQSTGKSTLLNRLFGTTFDVMDESKRQQTTRGIWMCPSQYSNTLVMDVEGTDGRERGEDQDFERKSALFSLASTEVLIVNLWEHQIGLYNGANMGLLKTVFEVNLGLFGGGGDNSKPKPQEKTLILFVIRDHVGATPMSNLTATLTQDMERIWDSLSKPAHLEDAALSSYFDLSFAALPHKVLMPEKFEEAVLELRQRFTDRSREDYVFQPAYHKRIPADGVSFYMEGIWQQVLTNKDLDLPTQQELLAQFRCDEISTVVFEAFLASAKIVRRPVEAGSVVEGLGALMRDWLETALGKFDRDASRYHSAVYQRKRLDLVASLHASLSPLFLGQLKNLHKIETAKFSRDIVAGVKEPGYDFGIIVEEGKKGARERFMAGAKEVRVEDTDWEYEHELALLDDDLKLIADKCRADETKKMVNAIERNVKRQILEPVEVAMSQPTKTMWDTVLKTYSEVIGAAEETYLSKAKSYNCSDEENSVALTSLRARAWLALRRKLEEQTSDSTILTTLRTKFEDNFRYDEVGVPRVWKPEDDIEAAFRKAKDETLDLLPLFANIAPTDDSLLPELPPPEPSFDLESDPSPFDPSTAFTLLTATKLLSLESRFKRDVDAAYVEAKRSMVSSVAQIPVWMYGVLVVLGWNEAMAVLFNPLYFAMLLVLAASGYIILQLGLAGPILQIAGTVIREIRQIAAKKLREAFADVPEAQRVLARPVTASSSDGQERKGDLLKGEMLEK from the exons ATGAACCAGACACCGCAAATAGCTCAGGACCTCCTGAAAAACCCGCCTCAGGAGCTTCAACAGCTCCTGAACGACCCTCGTACCCCCGACCGCGCTCGAAAAGCGGTCCAGGAGCTGCAAGTACCATCTGTTGGTTCTGGTGCAGCTGGTAAAGAGAGCTCGAGGCTTCAAATTGTGAATGAAAATCAAGAGTTCAC CAAAGAACTCTCCCCTTATCTCGCCAAATGGGACCTCTTGGACAAAGGGTTCGCCTACGACGTAGTTGCTGTATTTGGATCTCAATCCACAGGAAAatccactcttctcaatAGGTTGTTTGGTACAACGTTCGACGTCATGGACGAATCAAAAAGACAGCAGACCACCAGAGGCATTTGGATGTGCCCTTCTCAGTACAGTAATACACTCGTCATGGATGTAGAAGGTACAGACggtagagaaagaggagaggatcAAGATTTTGAGAGGAAAAGTGCGCTTTTCAGTTTGGCAAGTACAGAGGTATTAATAGTGAACCTCTG GGAACATCAAATTGGATTGTACAATGGTGCGAACATGGGTCTTCTCAAGACTGTATTCGAAGTCAACCTTGGTCtctttggaggaggtggagacAACAGTAAGCCAAA GCCTCAAGAGAAAACTCTTATCCTCTTCGTGATCCGAGATCATGTCGGTGCAACACCCATGTCCAACCTGACCGCTACACTCACTCAAGACATGGAGAGGATTTGGGATAGCTTGTCCAAG CCCGCGCATCTGGAAGACGCCGCTCTCTCATCTTACTTTGACCTGTCTTTTGCGGCGTTGCCCCACAAAGTACTCATGCCAGAAAAGTTTGAAGAGGCTGTACTCGAGTTGCGACAACGATTTACAGATCGCTCAAGAGAGGACTACGTCTTCCAACCGGCTTATCACAAGCGTATCCCGGCGGATGGTGTCTCATTTTACATGGAGGGCATTTGG CAACAAGTCCTTACCAACAAGGATCTTGACCTTCCCACCCAGCAGGAACTTTTGGCCCAATTCAGATGCGATGAAATCTCGACAGTGGTATTTGAGGCATTTCTGGCAAGCGCAAAGATTGTGCGGAGACCTGTGGAGGCGGGATCTGTTGTTGAGGGCTTGGGTGCCTTGATGAGGGATTGGCTTGAAACAGCCTTAG GCAAATTCGATCGTGATGCCTCCCGGTACCACTCGGCCGTTTATCAGCGCAAGCGCCTCGACCTTGTTGCATCGCTGCACGCTTCCCTTTcgcctcttttccttggcCAACTCAAGAACCTCCACAAAATCGAGACTGCCAAGTTTTCTAGGGATATTGTTGCGGGCGTGAAAGAACCTGGGTACGATTTTGGCATTATtgtcgaagaagggaaaaagggggCTAGGGAAAGATTTATGGCAGGTGCCAAGG AGGTCAGAGTGGAGGACACCGACTGGGAATATGAACATGAGCTTGCTCTGCTAGACGACGATCTTAAACTCATCGCTGACAAGTGTCGCGCGGAtgagacgaagaagatggtcaACGCTATCGAG CGAAACGTGAAGAGACAGATCTTGGAACCGGTAGAGGTAGCGATGAGCCAGCCTACAAAGACCATGTGGGACACCGTTTTGAAGACTTATTCCGAGGTTATAGGGGCTGCTGAGGAAACATACCTTTCCAAGGCCAAGA GCTACAATTGCAGTGACGAAGAGAACTCTGTGGCTCTCACTTCACTTCGAGCTCGAGCTTGGCTGGCTCTGAGGCGAAAGCTCGAAGAACAAACGTCTGACTCCACAATACTGACAACGTTGAGGACTAAATTTGAAGACAACTTTCGATATGATGAAGTCGGTGTCCCGAGAGTTTGGAAGCCTGAGGATGATATTGAGGCAGCGTTTAGAAAAGCCAAGGATGAA ACGCTTGATCTCCTGCCACTTTTCGCAAACATTGCCCCAACCGACGATTCACTTCTTCCTGAGCTCCCGCCACCCGAACCGTCCTTCGATCTTGAGTCCGATCCATCTCCCTTTGATCCCTCAACGGCATTCACCCTTCTCACAGCCACCAAATTACTTTCTCTTGAGTCTAGGTTCAAGCGTGATGTGGATGCTGCCTATGTGGAGGCGAAGAGAAGTATGGTCAGTAGCGTAGCGCAGATTCCTGTGTGGATGTACGGTGTGCTTGTTGTTTTGGGCTGGAATGAGGCGATGGCGGTATTGTTCAACCCGTTGTACTTTGCCATGCTCTTGGTTTTGGCTGCTTCTGG GTATATCATCTTGCAACTTGGCCTCGCCGGTCCCATCCTTCAAATTGCGGGTACGGTCATCAGGGAAATCCGCCAGATTGCTGCCAAGAAGCTGCGAGAAGCATTTGCAGACGTGCCGGAAGCGCAGAGGGTTCTCGCACGGCCTGTGACTGCCTCTTCATCGGACGggcaagaaagaaaaggagattTGTTAAAGGGAGAAATGTTGGAAAAGTAG
- a CDS encoding homoserine O-acetyltransferase: MSDNTPTPQKNPDTNPYASLISQQIAIIPSFTLESGVTLNNVPVAYKTWGKLNEKADNCLVICHALTGSADVEDWWGPLLGLNKAFDPTRFFIFCGNVIGSPYGTISSVTTNPETGKPFGPEMPGSSVKDDVRLHYIILKSLGVRSVAAVVGGSMGGMTVLEYPLNTPPGFVRAIIPLATSARHSAWCISWGEAQRQSIYSDPDYKDGYYYEIEEEGGKVDLARQPARGLAAARMAALLTYRSRDSFESRFGRRAGGGKSSVPKGGVRIMGGQETTDPSVPSESDLAAKSPSWRAWREHNDGHRSAGARPISRSGSEGPAHREGDAAQAEVVKTQDVKANGNKIGTGGEAPPKIFSAQSYLRYQGDKFTGRFDANCYIHITRKLDTHDLSAPSRDTSLSSLSSGLPSSPDATEEELNARLIHALSLEPPALVIGIESDGLFTTSEQRELAAGIPDAELVVIPSPDGHDGFLLEFEAINGWVEGWLKRKMPEFYERRVINPEEYVQGEEGFGIKKESVFGEAEADVTRW, from the exons ATGTCGGACAACACACCCACACCTCAAAAAAATCCAGACACAAATCCATATgcctctctcatctctcagCAAATCGCTAtcatcccttctttcacCCTAGAGTCAGGTGTTACTCTTAATAATGTTCCAGTGGCATACAAGACCTGGGGTAAACTTAATGAAAAAGCCGACAACTGTTTAGTTATCTGTCATGCTTTGACGGGTAGTGCTGATGTAGAAGATTG GTGGGGACCGTTGCTTGGTCTCAACAAGGCGTTTGACCCGACAAGatttttcatcttctgcgGAAACGTTATTGGTTCACCCTACGGCACTATCTCCAGTGTCACTACCAACCCCGAGACTGGCAAACCTTTTGGTCCCGAGATGCCCGGAAGTAGCGTCAAGGATGATGTTCG ATTGCATTACATAATTCTCAAATCTCTTGGTGTGAGATCTGTGGCAGCTGTCGTTGGTGGATCTATGGGTGGTATGACTGTTCTTGAATACCCGCTCAATACCCCTCCTGGTTTTGTCAGAGCCATTATCCCCCTTGCGACTTCAGCTCGTCACTCAGCTTGGTGCATCTCTTGGGGAGAAGCACAGCGTCAATCCATATATTCCGATCCAGACTACAAAGACGGTTACTATTACGAaattgaggaggaaggaggcaAAGTTGACCTGGCGCGACAGCCAGCCAGGGGTTTGGCTGCGGCTAGAATGGCGGCTTTGTTGACCTACAGGAGTAGAGACAGCTTTGAAAGCCGATTTGGCCGACGTGCCGGCGGCGGTAAATCATCAGTGCCCAAGGGTGGTGTGCGAATTATGGGTGGTCAAGAGACAACCGACCCTAGTGTGCCGAGTGAAAGCGATCTCGCTGCCAAGTCCCCTAGCTGGAGAGCGTGGAGAGAGCATAACGACGGGCACAGAAGTGCTGGTGCAAGGCCGATCTCTCGTAGCGGGAGCGAAGGCCCTGCTCATAGAGAGGGTGATGCAGCCCAGGCTGAGGTTGTAAAGACTCAAGACGTGAAGGCAAACGGGAATAAAATTGGAACTGGCGGAGAAGCACCGCCCAAAATCTTTTCTGCGCAGAGCTATCTTCGCTACCAGGGAGACAAG TTTACTGGTCGATTTGATGCCAACTGTTACATCCACATCACTCGTAAACTCGACACACACGATCTGTCCGCTCCTTCCCGTGACACTTCTCTGtcctcactctcttctGGTCTTCCCTCGTCCCCCGACgcaacagaagaagagctcaATGCCCGTTTGATCCACgctctttctcttgaaCCTCCGGCTTTGGTCATCGGTATTGAGTCCGACGGCTTGTTTACCACTTCCGAACAACGCGAGCTTGCAGCTGGGATCCCGGATGCGGAGCTTGTCGTCATTCCTTCGCCCGACGGACATGACGGCTTCTTATTGGAATTTGAAGCCATTAACGGTTGGGTTGAAGGAtggctgaagaggaagatgccCGAGTTCTACGAGAGACGAGTGATCAATCCTGAAGAATATGTacagggagaagaaggatttggcatcaagaaggaaagcgTATTCGGCGAGGCTGAGGCAGATGTTACGAGGTGGTAA